One Actinomycetota bacterium DNA segment encodes these proteins:
- a CDS encoding ABC transporter ATP-binding protein — protein sequence MTGQTQPSSLELNNVGFSYPDGRVALSGINLTVAPGERLVIVGPNGAGKSTLLMTLNGLNEPTGSLTVAGLSLIKENLPEIRRLVGLVFQDPDDQLFMPTVFEDVAFGPINMGLDEHEVIHAVEYALAMVSMGEFTDRLSHHLSFGEKKLISMATVLAMDPKILVMDEPSANLDPRAKRHLVGILKELPQTLIISTHDMNVAYELADSVAVIYKSKLVAIGPADRILTDEPSLLEYGLELPSKVSREPRAASRE from the coding sequence ATGACCGGACAAACCCAACCTTCATCCTTGGAGCTCAACAACGTCGGCTTTTCCTATCCCGACGGCCGCGTCGCGTTATCCGGCATAAATTTAACAGTCGCGCCCGGGGAGAGACTGGTCATCGTCGGTCCCAATGGGGCCGGTAAATCGACGCTTCTGATGACGCTGAACGGGCTAAACGAGCCGACCGGTTCCTTAACCGTGGCGGGCCTGTCCCTGATAAAAGAAAACCTTCCGGAAATCCGACGTCTGGTAGGCCTTGTTTTTCAGGATCCCGACGACCAGCTGTTTATGCCGACCGTTTTCGAGGACGTCGCTTTCGGACCCATCAACATGGGTCTTGACGAGCATGAGGTTATTCACGCCGTTGAATACGCTTTGGCTATGGTGAGCATGGGAGAATTCACGGACAGGCTGTCCCACCATCTAAGTTTCGGCGAGAAAAAACTTATCAGTATGGCTACGGTACTGGCCATGGACCCTAAGATACTAGTCATGGATGAGCCTTCGGCTAATCTCGATCCGCGGGCCAAGCGTCATCTCGTCGGGATCCTAAAGGAGCTTCCCCAGACTTTGATAATCTCGACGCACGATATGAATGTTGCCTATGAGCTGGCCGATAGCGTAGCTGTCATATATAAGTCCAAGCTTGTCGCCATCGGTCCGGCGGACCGGATTTTAACCGACGAACCGAGCCTGTTAGAATATGGATTGGAACTGCCATCTAAAGTAAGCCGCGAGCCGCGAGCCGCGAGCCGCGAGTAG
- a CDS encoding energy-coupling factor ABC transporter permease: MHLPDGVLDTKIWATLDAVSAGTVAYAIRQTTKHSEEKMIPMMGVMAAFIFAAQLMNVPTPGGPPVHLVGAVLAAVLLGPWPATVVMAAVLAVQSFLMQDGGLLALGANIFNIGVIGTLGGYLIFLAVRKIFKGDRGIIAGTFAAAWLSTIVSTGAVALQMIVSGASPAELVLPVLGGLNLIVGAIEGLITATIIGFVLKVRRDMVYGAVHAS; the protein is encoded by the coding sequence GTGCACCTGCCCGACGGCGTTCTCGACACCAAAATATGGGCGACGCTGGACGCGGTTTCGGCCGGTACGGTCGCCTATGCCATCCGGCAGACCACTAAGCACTCGGAAGAAAAGATGATACCCATGATGGGCGTGATGGCCGCTTTCATATTTGCCGCCCAATTGATGAATGTCCCGACTCCCGGCGGCCCGCCGGTGCACCTGGTCGGAGCCGTATTGGCGGCGGTCCTTTTAGGTCCATGGCCGGCCACGGTGGTCATGGCGGCCGTCCTGGCCGTCCAATCGTTTCTTATGCAGGACGGCGGCTTGTTGGCGCTGGGTGCCAATATCTTTAACATAGGCGTAATCGGGACGCTCGGCGGCTATCTCATTTTCCTGGCCGTCCGCAAAATATTCAAGGGCGACCGCGGCATTATCGCCGGAACGTTCGCCGCCGCCTGGTTGTCAACGATTGTTTCGACCGGCGCGGTCGCGCTCCAGATGATCGTCTCAGGCGCGTCGCCGGCTGAACTGGTTCTGCCGGTGCTGGGCGGCCTGAATCTTATAGTCGGAGCGATTGAAGGCTTGATCACGGCAACAATCATCGGATTTGTGCTGAAGGTGCGAAGGGATATGGTGTACGGTGCGGTACACGCGTCTTGA
- the nikR gene encoding nickel-responsive transcriptional regulator NikR: MAKTVRFGVAMDDDLLWKFDRVVDRKGYENRSEAIRDLIRNLLVEEEWAAGDEETVGTITLVYDHHVHDLQDTLTDLQHNLHEDIISSVHVHLDAHNCLEVLIVKGKSGDIKAAADRLIGTKGVKHGRLTMTTTGKELV, from the coding sequence ATGGCTAAAACGGTCCGGTTCGGCGTGGCGATGGACGATGACTTGTTGTGGAAGTTTGATCGGGTCGTCGACCGGAAAGGCTACGAAAACAGGTCAGAAGCGATACGGGACTTGATCCGAAATCTTCTGGTAGAAGAGGAATGGGCGGCCGGAGACGAAGAGACGGTCGGGACCATCACCCTCGTTTACGACCACCACGTCCATGACCTGCAAGATACCTTAACCGACCTACAACATAATCTGCACGAAGATATTATTTCCTCCGTCCACGTCCATCTGGACGCACATAACTGCCTTGAAGTCTTAATCGTTAAAGGAAAAAGCGGCGACATCAAGGCCGCCGCAGACCGTTTGATCGGCACAAAGGGCGTCAAGCACGGCCGCTTAACGATGACAACCACTGGCAAGGAGCTGGTCTGA
- a CDS encoding peptidoglycan DD-metalloendopeptidase family protein: MKPRKLAAVTAVMIIIALWQPVSPATGLAASSSEAQNVQNEINNLNVQLAEAVDRYDKQAARLDELIGAIEQNQNEMDAAARELGRAITILNNRAVGIYKRGSVSSLEVIFNSKNFNDFVTQLDLLTRVGDRDAVIVKEVAKQKLQIETNARELDKQRKDQESLTNDLADQRDVIDSQLTNKENVLASILEDIAAMDAAEAERQSRRSRARGARRSGASLTNPLPGGGWGYLSPGEESDHYKYGGSGHGVWLYEYSNEGMSDAIDIGGPGDIVYAAHSGTVIWTSSGSGGVTVISGEGFITCYAHSTPFFGTGDFVYAGQAIAEVSMHLHFELLDGGEFVPAGDFQTYF, from the coding sequence ATGAAACCTCGAAAACTCGCGGCCGTTACGGCCGTAATGATAATCATCGCACTGTGGCAGCCGGTGAGCCCCGCGACCGGCTTAGCCGCCAGCAGTTCCGAAGCCCAAAACGTTCAAAATGAGATAAACAATCTTAATGTCCAGCTGGCTGAGGCGGTCGACCGGTATGACAAACAAGCGGCCAGGCTTGACGAGCTGATCGGGGCGATTGAACAAAATCAGAACGAGATGGACGCGGCCGCGAGGGAACTGGGTCGAGCGATAACTATTCTTAACAACCGTGCCGTCGGTATTTATAAACGCGGCAGCGTATCCTCCCTTGAAGTCATCTTCAATAGCAAAAACTTCAATGATTTCGTCACCCAGCTCGATCTATTGACGCGCGTCGGCGACCGCGACGCGGTCATCGTTAAAGAAGTGGCCAAACAGAAGCTACAGATTGAAACGAACGCGAGGGAGCTGGACAAACAAAGGAAAGATCAAGAATCGCTTACCAACGACCTGGCCGACCAGCGCGACGTGATCGACAGCCAGTTAACCAACAAGGAAAACGTGCTGGCCAGCATCCTTGAGGATATTGCGGCCATGGACGCGGCGGAGGCGGAAAGACAGTCCAGACGTTCTCGCGCCAGAGGCGCCCGCCGCAGCGGCGCCAGCCTGACCAATCCCTTGCCGGGCGGGGGATGGGGTTACCTGTCTCCGGGAGAGGAAAGCGACCATTACAAATACGGCGGCTCGGGACACGGCGTCTGGCTATACGAGTATTCTAACGAAGGCATGTCCGACGCGATCGACATCGGCGGTCCGGGAGACATCGTCTACGCCGCCCATTCGGGAACCGTCATCTGGACGAGCTCCGGGAGCGGCGGCGTTACCGTTATCTCCGGCGAAGGCTTCATAACTTGCTACGCTCACTCCACCCCGTTCTTCGGCACAGGGGATTTTGTCTACGCCGGCCAGGCGATTGCCGAAGTCAGCATGCACCTCCATTTCGAGCTTTTAGACGGCGGGGAATTTGTCCCGGCCGGAGATTTCCAAACTTATTTCTAA
- a CDS encoding peptidoglycan DD-metalloendopeptidase family protein, with protein sequence MPMEVDIIRGKRIRVRKLMAILAISVLTAMFTPTGTPVGLADSRTDAQNVQNDINNLNVQLAEAVARYDDESAKLDELNATIDRNQADLQATVNDLIKAATILDKRAIGIYKRGDVSSLEVIFNSKSLGDFLQQLDLLTRIGDRDAAVVEQVEAQKKEVETKARALDAQQKEQERLTEDLANQRDAIDSQLVDKTNVLASVLQDIADMDAAEAERAAKARSKPSNKGTTLYDVIPGLGGYWGDYAPGEWSDHGPAGHGVWLGGDAYDLMCGDGVTVYAAHSGVVTSVSYDSRGGYQVISGGGFETCYAHASPSTYVGQTVSGGESIGITGSGFGHLHFELLDGGEAVPAGDYPSYF encoded by the coding sequence ATGCCTATGGAGGTTGATATTATCCGAGGAAAAAGAATACGCGTTAGAAAATTGATGGCCATCCTGGCCATTTCTGTTCTTACGGCCATGTTCACGCCGACCGGGACACCGGTCGGTTTGGCCGACTCCAGAACAGACGCTCAAAATGTTCAAAATGACATAAACAATCTTAACGTCCAGCTGGCCGAGGCGGTCGCCCGGTATGACGATGAATCCGCCAAGCTGGATGAGCTTAACGCCACTATCGACCGGAACCAAGCTGACTTGCAGGCAACAGTTAATGATCTTATTAAGGCTGCCACTATTCTTGACAAGCGGGCGATCGGCATCTATAAACGCGGCGACGTGTCCTCCCTTGAAGTGATCTTTAACAGTAAAAGCTTAGGCGACTTTTTACAACAGCTGGACTTGCTGACGCGAATCGGCGACCGAGACGCGGCCGTTGTGGAACAGGTCGAGGCCCAGAAGAAAGAAGTGGAAACCAAGGCCAGGGCATTGGACGCCCAGCAAAAAGAACAGGAACGACTGACCGAGGACCTGGCCAACCAGCGTGACGCGATCGACTCTCAACTGGTGGATAAGACAAACGTTTTGGCTAGCGTGCTGCAAGACATTGCCGATATGGACGCGGCTGAAGCGGAACGCGCCGCCAAGGCACGCAGCAAACCGTCCAATAAGGGAACGACGCTTTATGATGTTATCCCCGGCTTGGGCGGCTATTGGGGCGATTACGCGCCGGGCGAATGGAGCGATCACGGTCCGGCCGGTCACGGCGTTTGGCTAGGCGGCGACGCCTATGACCTCATGTGCGGTGACGGCGTGACAGTATACGCGGCGCATAGCGGTGTCGTCACTTCTGTCAGTTATGACAGTCGCGGCGGATATCAAGTGATATCCGGCGGAGGATTCGAAACGTGTTACGCTCACGCTTCCCCTTCCACCTATGTTGGCCAGACGGTAAGCGGTGGGGAGAGTATCGGAATCACTGGTTCAGGATTCGGCCATCTCCACTTCGAACTTCTCGACGGCGGCGAAGCTGTGCCGGCCGGCGATTACCCAAGCTACTTCTAA
- the trxA gene encoding thioredoxin: protein MAKIVHVTEDTWKTEVIDESSPVLVDFWAEWCGPCRMVAPILEEIAAEYGDKIKIAKMNVDENQKTPQSYGIMSIPTLMVFVNGEEKKKIVGALPKKKLVSELAEWLGEE from the coding sequence ATGGCTAAGATCGTGCACGTGACCGAGGACACCTGGAAGACAGAAGTAATCGACGAGAGCAGCCCTGTTTTGGTCGACTTTTGGGCCGAGTGGTGCGGTCCTTGCCGGATGGTCGCTCCGATTCTGGAAGAAATCGCGGCCGAGTACGGCGACAAGATAAAGATCGCCAAGATGAATGTCGACGAGAATCAAAAGACGCCGCAAAGTTACGGGATAATGAGCATCCCGACTTTGATGGTCTTCGTAAACGGTGAAGAGAAGAAAAAAATCGTCGGCGCGCTGCCGAAGAAAAAGCTCGTCAGCGAACTAGCCGAGTGGTTGGGTGAGGAATAG
- a CDS encoding NlpC/P60 family protein — translation MIAAAGAVLFAQTAIPVSATPADDKANAEAEISSINSQLTDVIGRYDAAYSDLTKTEEAIAQKTAELETTQRNLSVARSTYDERVKGIYKYSEVNILEVLFGSKTINDFTERFDLLNKVGNSDAELVKDITVSEQNIAKTRAELEAARIKQAGLLSHVEADRSAIESRVAEKRSYLDNLAQQIALEEAGRQAADDEPSLWHGTLPPPSSGVVSIAYALIGVPYVYGGASPDEGFDCSGFVSYCYGLIGVYLNRTCDYSPNLSWEQLEPGDLVYSHGMGHVGIYVGGGMQIHAPYPGTYVQEGPIYGFCGGYRP, via the coding sequence ATGATTGCAGCTGCGGGCGCGGTGTTGTTCGCGCAAACCGCCATACCTGTTTCAGCTACCCCGGCCGACGACAAAGCCAACGCGGAGGCGGAGATAAGTTCCATCAACTCGCAGTTAACCGACGTCATCGGTCGATATGACGCGGCCTACTCGGACCTTACCAAAACCGAGGAGGCTATCGCCCAAAAAACAGCCGAACTGGAAACAACCCAGAGGAACCTGAGTGTCGCCCGGTCGACGTATGACGAACGCGTCAAGGGCATCTATAAATACAGCGAGGTCAATATCCTGGAAGTTCTTTTCGGCAGCAAAACCATTAACGATTTTACGGAACGGTTCGACCTCTTAAACAAGGTCGGCAATTCAGACGCCGAACTGGTCAAGGACATAACCGTAAGCGAACAGAATATTGCCAAGACCAGAGCCGAACTGGAAGCGGCCCGCATCAAGCAGGCCGGCCTATTAAGCCACGTCGAGGCGGATAGATCGGCGATTGAAAGCCGCGTCGCCGAAAAAAGGTCTTACCTTGATAATCTGGCTCAGCAAATCGCCCTGGAGGAAGCCGGCCGCCAAGCGGCCGACGATGAGCCGTCGCTCTGGCACGGCACGCTGCCGCCTCCTTCATCGGGTGTTGTCTCTATCGCCTATGCGTTGATCGGCGTGCCTTACGTATACGGCGGCGCTTCTCCCGATGAGGGTTTTGACTGCTCCGGATTCGTCAGCTATTGCTACGGCTTGATCGGCGTTTATCTCAACCGGACTTGCGACTACTCCCCTAACTTAAGCTGGGAGCAGCTGGAGCCGGGCGACCTTGTCTATTCACACGGCATGGGTCATGTCGGCATTTATGTCGGCGGCGGCATGCAGATCCATGCCCCGTATCCGGGTACATACGTGCAGGAAGGGCCCATCTACGGATTCTGCGGCGGTTATCGTCCTTAA
- a CDS encoding peptidoglycan-binding protein, giving the protein MIWVKRGSVGREVVDVQARLLRLGYELGVTGVDGIFGPETERAVILFQRKRGRETDGIVGPETWREMVDASYRLGDRQLYLKEPPLRGDDVRELQATLNNLGFNAGRVSGVFANQTDKAVREFQKNVGLDPDGIVGETSIQALDNYRMRVSSGGITGVWDREMMQPHDPLRERRVAIDSGDDAVSRAIAAVFAEALKIEAAVPFVLYDMNPEADVKDRAIMANELEADLLVDFESNASEQAGRHGATCEYFDNREFFSARSKQLAGMIQDELTAALKVFDNGIEGKNLTILQATRMPAVVVKPGFTSDVRDREILESQEAPGMVAAAVVAALKRYWQE; this is encoded by the coding sequence ATGATTTGGGTTAAGAGGGGCAGCGTCGGCCGGGAGGTCGTTGATGTCCAGGCCAGGCTGCTGCGACTCGGGTATGAACTGGGCGTTACGGGCGTCGACGGTATATTCGGGCCGGAAACGGAGCGGGCCGTTATCCTGTTTCAGAGGAAACGCGGCCGCGAGACCGACGGCATCGTCGGCCCGGAAACCTGGCGCGAGATGGTTGACGCGAGCTACCGCCTGGGCGATCGCCAATTATATCTGAAAGAACCGCCGCTCAGAGGCGACGACGTCCGCGAACTTCAAGCGACCCTCAACAACCTCGGATTCAACGCCGGCCGCGTCAGCGGCGTTTTTGCCAATCAGACCGACAAGGCGGTCCGTGAATTCCAAAAAAACGTCGGTTTGGATCCTGACGGCATCGTCGGAGAAACCTCTATCCAAGCCCTCGACAACTATAGGATGCGAGTCAGTTCCGGCGGTATTACAGGCGTCTGGGACCGGGAGATGATGCAGCCGCACGACCCGCTGCGGGAACGCCGGGTAGCCATAGACAGCGGCGACGACGCGGTCAGCCGCGCTATAGCCGCGGTCTTTGCGGAAGCACTGAAAATCGAAGCGGCTGTTCCGTTTGTTTTGTATGATATGAATCCGGAGGCGGACGTGAAAGACCGTGCCATTATGGCGAATGAACTGGAAGCCGATTTGCTGGTGGACTTTGAATCAAACGCTTCGGAACAAGCAGGCCGGCACGGCGCGACATGTGAGTATTTTGACAACCGCGAATTTTTCTCGGCACGTTCCAAACAACTGGCCGGCATGATCCAAGATGAGCTCACAGCGGCCTTGAAGGTTTTCGACAACGGAATCGAGGGCAAGAACCTTACCATCCTGCAGGCCACGCGGATGCCCGCCGTAGTCGTCAAACCTGGGTTCACATCCGACGTCCGAGACCGGGAGATTCTTGAGTCGCAAGAGGCCCCGGGGATGGTTGCCGCGGCCGTGGTCGCCGCCCTAAAGCGCTACTGGCAGGAATAA
- a CDS encoding AAA family ATPase yields the protein MKIGVSGKGGVGKTTISSLLATVLARQGQTVLAVDADPAQNLGMSLGFPTDVYESITPVAELKDLISDRTGTNPKVPTGFFTVNPKVDDIPERYWREHNGVRLLLIGTIKAAGAGCACPENTLLKNLMHHLIVERGETVILDMEAGLEHLGRGTTGAMDALLVVVEPSQKSLRLAGQIDRLAAELGIKKVLFVGNKIRDKSDQAAVAQAVPADRMIGLIGYDEGIRQSDLTGAAAYDSASPATIQTIQTIAAKLNEN from the coding sequence ATGAAAATCGGCGTTTCCGGCAAAGGCGGCGTCGGGAAGACGACGATTTCGTCGCTCCTGGCTACTGTTCTCGCCCGCCAAGGCCAAACGGTACTGGCTGTGGATGCCGACCCGGCCCAGAATTTGGGCATGAGTTTAGGTTTCCCGACGGATGTCTACGAATCCATTACGCCCGTCGCCGAACTCAAGGACCTTATCAGCGACCGGACAGGCACCAACCCCAAGGTTCCCACCGGTTTCTTTACCGTAAACCCAAAGGTTGACGACATCCCGGAGAGGTACTGGCGGGAGCACAACGGCGTCAGGCTTCTGTTAATCGGCACGATCAAAGCAGCCGGGGCCGGCTGCGCCTGCCCCGAAAACACACTTTTGAAAAACCTGATGCATCACCTGATCGTCGAGCGCGGCGAGACGGTCATCCTAGACATGGAAGCCGGCCTGGAACACCTGGGCCGCGGCACGACCGGCGCTATGGACGCCCTGCTGGTCGTGGTCGAGCCAAGCCAAAAAAGCCTGCGGCTGGCCGGGCAGATCGATCGCCTGGCCGCCGAGCTGGGCATCAAGAAAGTTTTGTTCGTCGGCAACAAAATTCGCGACAAATCCGACCAAGCAGCCGTTGCGCAAGCGGTTCCGGCCGATCGAATGATCGGCCTGATCGGTTACGATGAAGGAATCAGACAAAGCGACCTCACCGGGGCGGCGGCCTACGACAGCGCCTCCCCCGCCACCATCCAAACCATCCAAACCATCGCCGCCAAACTGAACGAAAATTAA
- the cbiQ gene encoding cobalt ECF transporter T component CbiQ yields the protein MRYTRLEQYANLDSPIHHIDARVKLVCFILFILAVVLTPPTRAAAFFLYTTLVISLVFLSDVPLGFVLKRSLVILPFAVMIGIFNIFYKPPVVFFNVLIKSWLSALALITLSSTTEFPTLLKALESLRTPKLLTTIISFMYRYIFTLVDQVQKMERARLTRSYGRRGVYQIKAMGNMLGSLFVNTYERGERIYNAMLARGYHGHAHTPHGFKPGLQDVVFTVFFLTSLSIIVLAVAR from the coding sequence GTGCGGTACACGCGTCTTGAGCAATACGCCAATTTAGACAGCCCTATTCACCATATCGACGCGCGGGTTAAGCTGGTCTGTTTTATCCTTTTCATATTAGCCGTCGTTCTGACTCCTCCGACGCGCGCAGCGGCCTTTTTTCTCTACACCACCCTGGTCATCTCGTTAGTTTTTCTTTCCGACGTGCCGCTCGGTTTTGTTCTCAAGAGGTCGTTGGTAATCCTGCCTTTCGCCGTCATGATCGGGATATTTAATATTTTCTACAAACCGCCGGTCGTTTTCTTCAATGTCCTAATAAAATCATGGTTGTCGGCCCTGGCCCTGATCACACTATCCTCAACGACCGAGTTTCCCACCCTCTTAAAGGCGCTTGAATCATTGCGGACGCCCAAGTTGCTGACGACAATCATATCGTTCATGTACCGGTACATATTCACCCTTGTCGATCAGGTGCAAAAGATGGAAAGGGCGCGGCTCACGCGCAGTTACGGCCGGCGGGGCGTCTATCAGATAAAGGCCATGGGTAATATGCTGGGCTCCCTGTTCGTAAACACCTACGAACGGGGTGAGCGGATCTATAACGCCATGCTGGCGCGCGGCTATCATGGCCACGCCCACACTCCCCACGGGTTTAAGCCAGGCTTGCAAGACGTAGTCTTCACTGTTTTCTTCCTAACGTCGCTATCAATAATTGTCTTGGCGGTGGCCAGATGA
- the trxB gene encoding thioredoxin-disulfide reductase, producing the protein MSDLKFDVAIIGGGPAGMAAGLYASRGGLKAVLLEKGLKGGPYSITDEIENYPGFPEGIATEKLMDNFQQQAERFGLTFKSFCPVSEVKSAGSGKILTTDDGEKIEAKAVIIATGAAPSKLGVPGEKEFAGRGVSYCATCDGPLFKDKKVLIVGGGNAAVEEAIFLTKFCSEVTIVHRRDQLRADKVLQERAQANPKIKFLWHSTLQEIHGDVLVSWVMVRDVVTDVDQVVNTDGVFIFVGTSPVTEFLPAAVKRDERGFVVTDDSLMTSEDGVFAAGDCRANGLKQIIWAAAEGAKAAIMTERYLEQAERKGKGNG; encoded by the coding sequence ATGTCTGATTTGAAATTCGACGTTGCGATAATAGGCGGAGGCCCCGCCGGTATGGCGGCCGGTCTGTACGCCTCGCGCGGCGGCTTAAAAGCGGTTTTGCTTGAAAAAGGCCTCAAGGGTGGACCCTACTCCATTACCGACGAAATCGAGAACTATCCAGGCTTCCCCGAAGGCATCGCGACGGAGAAACTCATGGATAATTTCCAGCAGCAGGCGGAGAGGTTCGGACTTACGTTCAAGTCTTTCTGTCCGGTTAGTGAAGTGAAATCCGCCGGCAGCGGTAAAATCTTGACGACAGACGACGGAGAGAAGATCGAAGCCAAAGCGGTCATCATCGCGACCGGCGCCGCGCCCAGCAAACTCGGGGTGCCGGGTGAAAAGGAATTTGCGGGACGGGGCGTGTCCTACTGCGCGACCTGCGACGGCCCTCTTTTCAAAGATAAAAAAGTTCTGATTGTCGGGGGCGGTAACGCCGCCGTCGAGGAAGCGATCTTCTTGACCAAGTTCTGCTCGGAGGTCACCATTGTCCATCGCCGCGACCAGCTAAGGGCCGACAAGGTTCTTCAGGAACGCGCCCAAGCCAATCCAAAGATCAAGTTTCTCTGGCACAGCACGCTTCAGGAAATTCACGGTGACGTGCTGGTCAGCTGGGTTATGGTGCGGGACGTTGTGACCGACGTCGACCAGGTCGTCAACACGGACGGAGTTTTTATCTTCGTCGGCACGTCCCCGGTAACCGAATTCCTGCCGGCCGCCGTCAAACGAGACGAGCGCGGGTTCGTGGTTACTGACGACAGCTTGATGACCTCTGAAGACGGCGTCTTCGCCGCCGGAGACTGCCGGGCGAACGGTTTGAAGCAAATCATCTGGGCCGCGGCGGAAGGCGCCAAGGCGGCCATTATGACGGAAAGATATTTAGAACAAGCCGAAAGGAAGGGAAAAGGCAATGGCTAA
- a CDS encoding PIN domain-containing protein — protein sequence MKTIYIIDTSALLSDPDIVFSAPNAEVIIPQTVLSELDRLKVSRADRTMIFRGREVSRMLFGLAKRGKLTEGVVTKENTVIKVMSTDHLGNIPQGLNLKNSDDVILALAHQITENNPLSKVVLITSDLNMMLKAQTLDVAAERIEEKPFKKSFWRRVKEERDLKILIGVIVLLILAGVGSVGYYYVTVLRATPQSEKEKQFKAAEESYLGILKNKPDDVPTMITLANLYMANEKYANAAAYYHKALLINPNDVKVRTDMAIAYIYLGNYDIALTELSKVMQDDSAYAPAYYYSGVTFAKKGAKPEAIEQYKAYLEFEPNGSFSKEARQGIDRLSQ from the coding sequence ATGAAGACCATCTACATCATTGACACGAGCGCTTTGTTAAGCGACCCGGATATCGTTTTCAGCGCCCCGAACGCCGAGGTAATCATCCCGCAGACGGTTTTGTCGGAACTCGACCGGCTGAAAGTGTCGCGGGCTGACCGGACGATGATCTTTCGAGGCCGTGAGGTCAGCCGGATGCTATTCGGCCTGGCCAAACGGGGCAAGTTAACGGAAGGCGTCGTCACCAAGGAAAACACGGTGATTAAGGTCATGTCGACGGACCACCTGGGCAACATACCCCAGGGATTGAACTTGAAGAACTCCGACGACGTGATTCTCGCCCTGGCCCATCAGATTACCGAAAACAATCCACTTAGCAAAGTCGTTCTGATTACCAGCGATCTCAATATGATGCTAAAGGCGCAGACGCTGGACGTCGCGGCCGAGCGAATCGAGGAAAAGCCGTTTAAGAAAAGCTTCTGGCGGCGCGTCAAGGAAGAGCGCGATCTGAAAATACTGATTGGCGTCATCGTCCTGCTGATTTTGGCCGGCGTCGGTTCGGTCGGTTATTACTACGTGACCGTATTGCGCGCCACGCCGCAATCCGAGAAGGAGAAGCAGTTCAAAGCGGCCGAAGAGAGTTATTTGGGGATTCTTAAAAACAAACCCGACGATGTGCCGACGATGATCACGCTGGCCAATCTGTATATGGCTAACGAAAAGTATGCCAACGCCGCGGCTTATTATCATAAGGCTCTGCTCATTAACCCGAACGACGTCAAGGTCCGCACCGACATGGCAATCGCCTATATATACCTTGGCAACTATGACATCGCTTTAACAGAACTCTCCAAAGTAATGCAGGACGATTCCGCCTATGCGCCGGCCTATTACTACAGCGGCGTGACGTTTGCCAAGAAAGGCGCTAAACCGGAAGCAATCGAGCAGTACAAAGCCTACCTAGAGTTCGAGCCGAACGGTAGTTTCTCAAAAGAAGCCCGGCAGGGCATAGATCGTTTGTCACAATAG